The Helianthus annuus cultivar XRQ/B chromosome 11, HanXRQr2.0-SUNRISE, whole genome shotgun sequence region TTCACGTAGATTCACATAGGTTAGTGTTAACAATCCACAAACAACTAAATCCCGCATGGCACGTGCTACGAAAGTTCGGTAACATGacagaagcacttatatataggaagtaccagcggcgtatccaccatgcttcaatcatGCCACGTCCCTCTCGTCATCGGTGTCATGCTTCGTTAACCACAACATTAGATTCTATCATTTCTCGCAACATAGATTAGTCCAAATAGATTCAATCAACGTAGATTAACCAAGTAGATTCCACAACCTCAACCTGAGCCTACAAAACTATGAACCTCACTTAGCGCGTGGTACGAAGGTTAGgtaacatgccagaaacacttatatataggaagtccCAGCGGCGTACCCACCATGTTTCGGACATGCCACGTCCGCCTCGTCTTCGTCGCTAGGCTACGCTTCGTATTTTGTTTCTCACAACAACACATACGTAGATTACACATAGATTACACTAGAGTACTCATAGATTACACATAGATCTCACATGGACTCCACATATATTACACAAGTAGTTTCCCATAGCTTAGATTTCAACCATTTCATCACCGGTCTGCAAAGCACTAAGTTTCGCATGGCACTTagtacgaaagttggtaacatgctggaaacacttatatataggaagtaccagcgtcgtatccaccatgtttcagaCACGTCACTTTTCCTTCGTATTTCATGCCATGTTACATTTAGTGTCTTGCAATCACAGTATCACATAGATTCTTCGTGTAGATTTACATAGTATTATAGTCGATCAAGATTCCCACATAGATTAACATGATAGAAtaaagcttcataaatttagtttgattctGAGATTAGAATTAACGTTTTAGATTGCGGATATACGTGCGATTAGTGTAAAAGTCTCAAAATAAACGAAGAATTAAGTTTGAAACcacacataaaatcgagataacataaaagataggctcataaaacataggattgttctgggtagaggaacggtgactaaccaaagtgattcgaacccctttcgaattgaggTAATGCGTCctgacttacttagacaaatacgtcatcgatgttaggcctacgatattcgtccttttggtCATTTGACGTTCCTAATTGAATGGAAgtttcgagactttggcgagacataaaaatatcaaagagtgggactagttatcaaggtctgagtttcacctctaacttgacaactTCGTACCCTAATAGTGGCGGTTCTTATCCACAGACGAGACCCACTAGAATAATATGGAGATTTTCCATTaggttcggatgtcactcctgGCTTGAGAGCAATTCTCGTGCAAAATATAAACACTGATTAACAGTGTTTTCAAAGTATCAAGTGTATATTgtatcagccttaggaaaggcgtgTAAGTTTAACAGGGAAACTGTGTTGCTAGGAGGTAGATACGGTAGAATGCAGtagtcttaaacaacaaataagagtcaagattcctagaactatagtcTAGGGATAGTATTCCAACTTAtcttaattccctatagttatggctctgataccaatctgtcacaccccaaccgatggtggaaacatcggggtgcgagcactaagcgttcagattgctcatgagattccataacactaaaTAGTTGCAATATAAATTAGATTGATTTCATGATAACAATGTCTAAAGTACCAATGACCAAGTATCGATTACAAAATCACCATAAAAATAGTTTCAAGTTTCTAATTTTAGCTACGATGTGTTTCTAAGCAGCATCCTAGCATGTTTCATGAGTCCTAGCATTCTGtcatcctgcaacatgtattaaaatagagtctGTACAAAAATGTACCGGCGAGTATACCAGTTTGAGTACATAGagtaatagattaaaacaactcatatccatatGTAAATGTTAacaaaaatagtttcagccatgctagtgttcgcagtccaacaagtgatagtccaagtatcccgatgctttgttgttttcccaagtctcaaggaaaactagaatcctcctaacaatacccctgagaataatggggaggtgcatctcctatagcgctactattgttaaggcggaactacacaccctggattaaacgtccACATAACACAAATAGaatacaagaatcacaagtttcacatacacataggatTGAGTTTAGTTTccaaaagtctcaagtatcatagtttaatagaatacatgttgcatcccaaaatttaaaacaaaaagggatcgagtatactcacagtgattacTTAACAGattaactgttattggatcaaagggagctctttagggttagcctgattagattacagcaGATAAGTGTCAGACAAAACAACGAGATTCAAACCAAGTGTCGGATCAGTCATtttgatcggatggctgttcgatcggatggctatccgatcggattgccatttgATTGGGACGACTACTGTGAGTGAgggacggattgccatccgatcggatggtcatccatttggatggccattcgatcgaatggtcgttcgatcgaatggtcgttcgatCCAAGTGTTAAGTTCCAAATCTTCAAGTTTCTAAAAAGgtttctaagtgttggaagatTCCAAGACACATTATCACTTTAATCggacggcagttcgatcggatggctatccgatcggattgccattcgacgaTTAAAGATTCAGAGTCTCAAAGTGTTTAGGGTTGAGAGGCAAGTGTCACTTGATCGGgtggttgttcgatcggatggctatccgatcagattgccacccgatcgggttaTCCTTGTCCCGTTCCTAAGTttgtaaagtttctaagtttctgTTTAAACAGTGACGACCTGATACGTATTGAGACAACGGTGAACACATCAGTGTACAACCAATCTGATTGGGtgggaatcaccctagtccgttCAGCCGTCTGTTCGTGATGGTGCTTATGTCAGAATCCGTACTCCGGTCACCTTCTCCGGCAACAATCCTTTTCTAAACCAATTTCAGACTAATCATCAAGTCTATAGTCTGTTTAGATCCAGATCCCACCGTTTTTTAAGTAAAAGTTTAAGAAAAGATGAAAGAAAGCAAAAGTTTTAGTTGGAAAGTATAGATTTAGTGAAGATTTAGTGTAAAACACATGTAATTTTTCAAATCTGAGCTACATCTTGACTAAAATGACATCAGACAACAGTTTGGTACAAAccgccatgatgacatcaccatCAAGAGCTCGAATCTtagagatttcatggtgaaaagtgagatttcaaaggagaatctTGTAGAGAATAACAtgtagatcaaagatgtacaagaatctagtgtaaaacgtaccgaaatcgccGAGAAATGGAAGAAATGAGGAGTGCGTGCGTCTGGTCGAGTgcggctgtcacatcagtgagaatgatgatgtgacaggcctatttacAGTGTCAGGGTAAGTGAAGGTGGTGTGCATGGGTCGGATGGCACCtcggtcgaatggccatccgatcggttggTCATCCAGTCTGCTTGTCATTCGGTCAATACCATCTTTTCCGTTTAACcgtctttgattcgttttgcgagttatattaagcgttgcgtattattgggtAATAGTATAACAAGATTATAGCATTAACACAAAAGTCTCCATAGTTTCCGCCAGTGATAAGACTCCAGTTcctcgttcaaccaagtctcaagtttcacgagcctcaatagtcaagcaccaaagtatcaaGAGCCAAAAATCTAGCTTCCAAGTATCAAGAGTCATAGAATCAAGTCTCATAGAATCGTAGTATCATAGGATCATAGTATCATAGAATCGTAGTTTCATAGAATCATAGTCTCCAAAATCCTAAAAAACAAGAATCATGTGCAAACcctacacgttatgtcctttagagcaaacccagttaattttttttttgttaaaactgATCATGTGCAACGCAtatgagggcatttttgtaatttcGTATTTTAGGGAAATTTATGtaattaacttaaaataaatacCCCACCATCTTCAAAAGTTGCAGACCCACCAGTTGCCATCACCTgccgccaccacctcccaccCTCACCTGCCGCCAACCACCCACTATCTCCACCATCGCCTGACCCACCATCACCACTTACTCCACCGTCTCCAACATCACCATCAACATCCACCCCTTCGATCCACCATCAGATTCCCAGCTACAAACTATCCCCAAATCTCCAAACTATCCACCCCTACGAAATTATCTGAACAAACAAACAAAGCAATAGCGTTCAGTGTTGAAGATTGAATGGGTAACGAAACAATAACTGATTGACTGTTCGTAAATATAATACACTGATCAGATGCTACTTGTAAATTAAATATGATAATGTATCATAAATTTTGCCACTAGCATTTAAGACAATGCGGGTCCCATCTTCATATGATTCGGAAACCAGATGAGTTTATCAACACAAAAGATATGTAGCAAACTGATTAAAGTGACAAATTTGCAGAAGAAAAATGATTACCATCAAGCAATTGTGCTGAGGCCAATCTGATAAAGAACTGACTTCCATTTGTATTCGGACCAGCATTAGCCATAGATAAGATACCAGCTCCCGTATGCTTCAACTTTGGGGTGATCTCATCCTCAAACTTTGAACTTCAACAACAGAAGGTCCATCGTCGGCTGCTGATGTCATATTCGTTGGTGTGGATGGTGCTCAAAATTTCTTAACATGTCCTGCTATCTACCAGATCCAACCAAATGTTGTCGATTATGCATACCACCGGACTAGTGGGTCACAGATCTGACTAAGGAACGGGCTCAGGTGTACCGGATAATCATATTTGAGACCGACGATCTGTAATGGTGAGATGAAGGCGGCATCTATTTGGGGTTAGGGTACCGTCGATCTGTAATGGTGAGATGAAGGCGGCGGCGCAACTAGGGTTTCAGCGAGGAGAATCGTGTTGTGATGGTGATATTGGAGAGTGGTGGAGGGTAGTGGCTAAGGGTGGCTGTTGGTGGTTAATAGTGGCGGTGGGAGAGGTAGTGAGAGAGATCTAGAGAGAAAGAGAGCTATAGAGAAAGAGGCAGACAAGATTTTTCTTTATACATATAATATGTTCTTTTAATTTTgtatatttgttaattttttgATAAAAAGACTAAACTAGCCCTGTGTGATATAATTTAACAGAAAAAGTTAActaggttagtgctaaaggacataacgtgcaggattttgaaacattaagtacaaaactcatcaattttaaaggtaaaagacagcgcctgaaatttgggacaaacataaaggacaaaacttgtaatttactctttaattaATTGCCATTAAACCCCTGAGAAGCCCAGGTATAGGCCTTAATCAGGGGCATAAAGGTAATTTAGATAGATGGACGAAAAATCGAAAAAAAGACATTGGTGGAGTAATGGTGAGTGTGATGGGGACTACAGTGGTGGTGGAGTTCAAGATGTTGGCGGTGGATAtagatgtagagagagagagagagagagagagagagagagagagagagagagagagagagagagagagagaaatagactatctttatacccattttcatgATTGTGGAGTTAAGTTCTCCGGTGGTCGGAACATTTCCGGAGAAGGCCGGAGTTAAGTGCTACGGCGGTCGGAACATTGCCGGAGAAGATACTATAATAAAACAGGGTGTATGGTGTAAATGTCTTATTTAGTTCTATTTTCTTATTATTATCAGGTGAAAAAAAGTATTTTCACGTTTCATGGGGTAATATTGTAGCGTTTTTCAATAGTTGAGGGGTAACACAACAAAAATTTCGTGGTAGGGGGTAAGGTTGCCAATCGCATCTAACCcgagggggtaaaattgcagtttactcaaaaatatATTTTAGATTGGGCTTTGATTCGGTTAAGTAATTAAGTGGCTAAAGAATAATTTTATAAGTTGTGTTATATatttgtatattaaataataatcagTGTTTACATAATATTTTTGTCTAAGTCgggcggttgaaaattttcaaggggtgcgggtgaaaatttccaaggggtgcggtcgaaaTTTCCGacgaaaaataacactaaaaaatattttttcaaggggtgcgcccgcccacccacgCCTTAGGGTGGGTACGCCCTTGAGGCAAGGATAACCAACACACGTTGGAATCGTCGGCGAACAAATATGGAACCAGGTTAGAAGTTTTGGCCTCTGGTTACCACTGCGGGCTACCAAATGGAATCGGTGACCACTTTGGGCAACCAAATGGAATCAGTGGCCACCACTGGTTGGGCCGGCAAAGGTTAGGTTTTTGTGGAGTTAATATTTGCGCCGGAGGAGAAAGAACAGTTGTGTACTTGTGTTATGATGTTAAATTGTTGATTGGTTTAATTATCTTTGTTTGTAACTTCATTAAGAATGGGGATATTTGAAATTTAGCGCTTTGAGTTAATTACTggtttcgtccctgtggtttgtcaaaaatcactatttcagtccattagtttaaaatttgcgatttcagtccctatggtttcactttcgtaaccatttcagtccctgtggttttactttcttaaccatttcaatccattattctattaagtacagggactgaaatggttacgaaagtgaaactacagggaccgaaatcgcaatttttaaactaatagactgaaatagtgatttttaacaaaccacaaggacgaaaacagtaattaactctttagcTTTTGGGTTGggtatatagtatagattaggcTAGTAAATATGGGGATACATGTAATTCTTCCAAAGAAAACAAATGATAATTGATCAAAATACCCctcatttaatattaatttttagcAGGTTTAGAAGAGTGGATGAGTCTGACAATAATTTTAAAACATGAGTGTTCAGTTGAGAACAAAAAAGAACAAAAACCTTTTTGGATAAATCTAACAATTGTATCCAAACCTCACGAacgattttagcagtttactcatATAATAATTGTTtacataattattattaataaataaaattatgatATAATAAACTGAATAtggtatatatatttatattatatactaAAACTATAATTAGATACATATTAAAAATAATCATAAACTAGAACTAGAATTAAGACCTGCGGGCGTTGCCCGCGGGCTAGTAAATTTTTCAAAGTGTGAGCGAACGTTGTCTTCATATGGTTTATTTATAATGTTGACTTAACTTTTTATAATTCCTAATTATAATGTTGAGTTAAGGGCTTTAAAATATCTAACCGAATGACTAAAGAGGCTAGTTGAAGCCTGCTTCTTTAACATAGAGCATTATGTAATCTATGAAATCCTAGTAAGAAAGTTCAACAGGCAACTTCTATATCGTATAACCATGAAATGATGAAGCGGACAACATATTTAACATAATGCAAAGCATGGCTTGATATGAAACATTTAACGAGTACTACAAATATCCTAAATTTAATCGTACGAAAGATGATCTAGACAGTTATTCCAATCGGGAAGCACGCACAATCCTGAGCGCTTCTATAAAATGACAGTATTACCTTATGATTGTTAAACCAACCTGCGAATTTCATCCCAACAAATGCATCATCCTCAACAGAGCATCCATGTAAAATAGCACTATACCTGAATTGTATTTATTTAATTAGTATATCATctactaaaataaaaaataatataggTAGATGCGTGGACAAATTTATGAGGCATAACTacataatctttttttttttttttttgaaacacacCCAAAGCCAAGGGTATAATTACTCTAAGCTAAATTTTGTTGCTTATTTataatgtataatgtataatgtATATAACTAATTAAGAAATAAGAAATGAATCAAACACGAGCTTGAAAAACTAATCACGAGTTAAGCTAGAGCTGGAACCGAGGGGAACTCAAGTTAAACGAAAACTTTGTTGCAAGAAGACAAGAATCCCCATTCTCCCTCTTTTTCTAACCGTTTCAGGTTTTCCGTCACATCTCCTTTCCCTCCATAAACCCCACTCATCTTcttcaaaaacacacacacactctgcGTAAACATCAAATCCAAATTGCTTTCTTGTTCGGTATGGCATCGATACCTCGTACAGTTGCAGATATTTTCGGAGATTACTGCGGTCGTCGTAGAGGATTCATTGATGCTTTAACCCATGGTAACTTCAGTTCCTAACCCTCATGGTATCTTTTTCCGATTGACTCAAGTTACTGATTATCTTTTTTGTTGTTTGAATTTACCTAGATGTTGATACATTCTTTGCTCAGTGTGATTCAGGTACATTGTTCTGTGAATTCGGTTATTCAAATGTGGGTCAGTTGTGTTGATATTTAATCCAGATTTCTTGAATTAAGTTTAATGGAGTTGTTAAAGACTAGATTCTTGTTTCTTGGGTCGGGTTGGCGGGTCAAACAAGAACATGTCATGGACCAAAAATTGTGTCCACATGTGAAGCCGGACAAGACGCATGCACTTATGGGTTGACATGAATACGACTCGTTTAACCTGTTATTTTTATTCTTTTGCATATTAAAATTTACGAtcaaaaaatagaaaaatgtATGATATAATTATGTATATGCTTTAAACTATAAAAATTCTTTTTCAACGTTTACATTTTGGCAATCCACTTGAGATTAAGACATAAAAGTCTAGTACGGGAATTATTAGAAATTGATATTAATAACTTTCTTAGAGTAACTATGAACAAATATTCTGAGAGTGGTGTATCAGTTGATAATATTTTTttgaacttttataaaaataaatgggTTAAACTGGTCGACCTGTGAACCGCCAGACTGACCCAAACCTGACCCATTTGAGAAGTTTTATTTGATACTTTTGAATGTATGGTTGTGTTGTTCCAGACGAAGACAATCTCTGTCTATATGGATATCCAGATGGAAGTTGGGAAGTGACTCTTCCATCACATGAGGTCCCACCAGTGATTCCTGACCCTGCTCTTTGAATCAACTTTGCAAGAAATAAGATGAGCCGAGACGAGTGGCTCTACCTGGTTGCAGTCCACAGTGACTCGTGGTTATTCAATGTGGCTTTCTTCTACGCTGCATATCTAAATAAAAATCAAAGGTTCACACTATTTTTAACTTTTAAATGCATGATGTCTACTGTTGCAGTCTACAGTGACTCATAATCTTTTTTTGTTACAGGACGCGTTTGTTTAACTTGATTAACCGTCTGACCAATGTGGTTGAAGATGTGAAAAAACGGAACGCTTTACAAAACACGCCTAGAATAGACAAGAGTAGTGAAGCCAGCGGAAGCAAATCTAAAGACAAGAGTTGTGAAGCAAGCGGAAGCAAATCTAGGATCCCCAAAAGGTAAGCAAATATGATTTAAGTAGTTATGTTTTAAATACGGGTCAAGTGACCCTTTTTGTGTAGCTTAAAAAGGGCGGATCATATCTTAAGTAGTTGGTGTGTAAATGAGTTAGCTTTTTTGTATGTGTTTTGAAGTAGTCTGTGCGTTAAACAGTGgcaaagcttgagatttccgaccggggggtcgaaaacgtatataccaaaaatttttgtaaagtcggggggtcaaaaacgtatatacccaaaaatttctatacgaaaactacatactctccactaacgagcgaaaagttcggggggtcggccgccccctcccgcccccacaaagctacgcccATGGCGTTAAACATGATCACAAAAACTATAATTTTATCTAAATATATAGAATCAAAAGATTTTAGGAGGATGTGGATTACTAAAGATACACTTTTGATGATTTTCAACGTGTCCATttgacccattttctttttacttAACTTGTTGTTATGACTTATGATCATATAACCCATTAAGTCCTCATATTTTCAGAGATCAAGTGATGGACCGAGTAAAAGCACCTCAAAAATTGTAGAAGATAGTCATGTGGAGAGTGAAGAAGAACAAGAGGAGACACCATGTGGCTGTTGTGGCGAAGTCTACCAGAAGAATGAGTTCTGGATCGCGTGTGACTTCTGTCCGTTATGGTATCATGGCAAGTGTGTGAATGTCACAACCACAATGGCCGATGAGATAGACAAGTATGAATGCCCTTTGTGCGCCCAGAAACGAACCAAAGCATAGACTACAGAAACTGACTGGATTTAGCGTATAGCCATTTTGCTTCTTGTTGTGATGAAAAGATTAACTTAGTCATGTTATAGTTACTTGTAAATCATGAAGTGAAAGTTAGACGTTGCGTTTATGACAAAGGAGCAACAACCTTGATGAATTGTATAGGTTATGCTCATTTGCAGATTTTGGATTTGATTTTGATTCAAAGTATACTTTCTGTAGTTGTGAGAGGGGTATAATTTTTGTTGAATTTTTAGTCTCCACTTAACAAATTATTTAAATGTGATTCCTTCATTTATTTTAGAAATTAATTTTCTTAatattttgtataaaaaaaatgTAGGATGTTACATAGGAAGCATGTTACAATACTGTATGAGGTAGATGTACATAAGGATTTATAGGTTCAATTCATCTCAACACACATCAACTTCTTGACATCTTCACTAAATCTTTCCGATTTTCTTCTCTACCATTCAAGCTTCAAGTTGATTCTGGCCTTCAAGCATATTAAACTGAGTATACATATAGCCAATTTTAATACGTTGAAGATCGTATAACATTGTGGAAGCAGCCGCAACCAACGGGCAACTATGAATGCCCAAAAACGCCATATGAACGGTGACAAATGCAGACCGGTGTAAATTGCGCGGCTACATCCGTGGAACGTTTTTAGCATCACCAAGTCTAAGGACCAACACCCACAAACTAATCCGtgtgaccccccccccccccccatttcgGAAAAGTTAATTTTCAATGCAAATTGGTTTAAAATACATATGCTCCTATTATTAAAGAGTGTTATTAAGGagctgtttgtttagctcttaataagactcttaatgattcagacctcttactggttcagtacgtacttaatgattcagactgtttgtttcacgagcatgtctgaatggttcagacatttgcctctgaatgtaTAAGctttatactgagtctgaatgggtAAGACCTCTAACCtgagacatttgcctctgaacagttaaacattatacttactcttaatggttcatacatcttactggttcagcaattaatggttcagacctcttactagttttGCACTTAAcgattcagaagttgccaaacagtccctaagttttataaaaaaatgaattaaGAAAACAAGTTTAAGAAAACGACGTGTAAACGTATCAGCTGAGGTAAAAACATGGTGTACAACTGAAGTTTACTAATTCCGCATGTAAACCTCATAGGGTAAAACTGCAATTTAATCTTTACATAATTACAAATATACCTTCAAATTAATTAAGCACTCAACCAATGTTCTTAATGATTAGATTAATAACTCGGTAAGAATCTCTTTGTCAACCATCtatatttgtttttataaaacccAATTAATTAAAATGAATGTATTCAAATAAA contains the following coding sequences:
- the LOC110886122 gene encoding PHD finger protein ALFIN-LIKE 3-like gives rise to the protein MSRDEWLYLVAVHSDSWLFNVAFFYAAYLNKNQRTRLFNLINRLTNVVEDVKKRNALQNTPRIDKSSEASGSKSKDKSCEASGSKSRIPKRDQVMDRVKAPQKL